DNA from Chryseomicrobium sp. FSL W7-1435:
TGTGCTCAGTAATTTTTACTCTACGCATGGGGAAAGACCAGACTGGTTAACGCCCTATGTTATTCACACAATGCATTCCGGAAAGCGGATTGGATTTTTCGGACTGACGGCTGCCTATGATGAATACTATAAACAACTTGGCTGGCATGTTTCAGAGCCCCTGCAGGCTGCACAAGAGATGATAGAGCAACTTGACTCTCAAGTAGATGCAATTGTTTGTCTTGCCCATGTAGGCCGCTCATATGAGGAAGAATTAGCAGAACGCTTTCCTCAAATTCAGTTAATCTTTGGTGCACATACACACCATACCTATACTGACAATTATAAATGGAAGCAAACGCATTTATCTGCTGGGGGGAAATGGGGTCACTATCTAGGCGTGGCAGTGATCGACTTTACTCACCAGCCGACAGCAATTACAACGAAATTGCTGGATATGGCTCTAATGCCGCCTAAACTTTCCGATTCAGAGGAAACGGTACTTCAACAGCTGCAGGAAGAAGGGGAGCATTTGTTGCGAAGACCCGTATTCTTCAATGAGGAAGTGTTGGAGCATCAATTGCTGCAGGAATCTAAGTTGAGCCAAAGGTTGGGAGATGCACTGCTTTCCTATACTCAAGCAGACTGCGCATTGTTCCCAGCAGGATTATTATTAACAGACCTCTACCCAGGTGAAATTTCTGCCAAGATGATGCATGACCTGCTTCCGCATCCAATCAATCCTTGTGTCATTACTTGTACAGGAGCGGATTTGATCGAAGCTTATGGAATCGGACAAAATGAGAAGTGGCCAATGCTGGAAGTGAAGGGACTAGGATTTAGAGGAAAGCAATTAGGTAAATTGATTTTTACTCATTTTGAAAAGCGTGGCGCTCTTTATTACGTGAAGGGTGAAGAATTAGAAACTTCCAAAATATATCAACTCGTGACAGTCGATATGTTTACATTCGGCTACTTTTTTCCACGGTTTAAAGAATTGCCAAAAACGTATTTTATGCCAGAGACAATCCGAGATGTCTTTATTGCCTACGCAGCAAAACAATCGTAGTCTTTTTACTCCTCTGTTACATATCGTATAAAAAGGAGTTTGTGAGTGCTAAAGAAACCACCATTCAGACGTTGGTTTGCACTGCCT
Protein-coding regions in this window:
- a CDS encoding bifunctional UDP-sugar hydrolase/5'-nucleotidase, which gives rise to MGALHIIHTNDLHSHFENWAAIIAEIDNYRNQLPTQDELLVVDLGDHIDRSHLFTEATEGKGNVRLLNEAGYDLVTIGNNEGITLSHEQLDSLYRKANFKVVLSNFYSTHGERPDWLTPYVIHTMHSGKRIGFFGLTAAYDEYYKQLGWHVSEPLQAAQEMIEQLDSQVDAIVCLAHVGRSYEEELAERFPQIQLIFGAHTHHTYTDNYKWKQTHLSAGGKWGHYLGVAVIDFTHQPTAITTKLLDMALMPPKLSDSEETVLQQLQEEGEHLLRRPVFFNEEVLEHQLLQESKLSQRLGDALLSYTQADCALFPAGLLLTDLYPGEISAKMMHDLLPHPINPCVITCTGADLIEAYGIGQNEKWPMLEVKGLGFRGKQLGKLIFTHFEKRGALYYVKGEELETSKIYQLVTVDMFTFGYFFPRFKELPKTYFMPETIRDVFIAYAAKQS